One Malania oleifera isolate guangnan ecotype guangnan chromosome 10, ASM2987363v1, whole genome shotgun sequence genomic region harbors:
- the LOC131166540 gene encoding UDP-glucosyltransferase 29-like translates to MAASSNSKCPYYSSCPAIVLMLPWLAHGHISPFLDLAKKLSTRSFIVFLCSTPANLSSVKDKLTPENSIFIQLVELHLPSLPELPSSWHTTNGLPHHLMSHLKMAFDMSTPSLTTILRTLKPDLLIYDFLQPWAPAAASIYNIPSVLFLTTAAAPISFVIHTFGHTCIEYPFPEIYLREYEKSKMARAANGQKDADRFFMCVEKSTSIILIKTFGEIEGKYIESLSSTTKKKIVPVGSLLHQNPNKENDQLTEISKWLNKKDQTSTVFVSFGSEYFLSSEDMKEIAHGLELSKVCFIWVVRFPTGDSRNAEEALPQGFLERVGERGMVVNWAPQREIIGHPSIGGIVSHCGWGSVMEAIETGVPIVAMPMQLDQPWNARLVEEIGVGIEVIRERNGQLNREELARVIRKVVMEKTGQDVRRKAKEMSELIRKKEEEEMDGAVMELLQLCGNSK, encoded by the exons ATGGCAGCCTCTTCAAACTCCAAGTGTCCTTATTACTCCTCATGCCCTGCCAT TGTTTTAATGCTCCCATGGCTGGCTCATGGTCACATATCTCCTTTCCTAGATCTAGCCAAGAAGCTCTCGACAAGAAGCTTCATTGTTTTTCTCTGTTCTACACCTGCCAACCTTAGCTCTGTCAAAGACAAGCTTACTCCAGAAAACTCTATATTCATACAACTAGTAGAGCTCCATCTTCCATCCTTACCTGAGCTTCCTTCTTCCTGGCACACAACCAATGGCCTCCCTCATCATCTTATGTCCCACCTTAAAATGGCTTTTGACATGTCAACTCCCAGCCTCACTACCATCCTAAGGACCTTAAAACCAGATTTGCTCATCTATGATTTTCTTCAACCATGGGCACCAGCAGCTGCTTCCATATATAACATTCCAAGTGTTCTATTTCTTACCACAGCAGCAGCACCAATTTCTTTTGTTATTCACACATTTGGTCATACCTGTATTGAATACCCTTTCCCTGAGATTTATCTTCGAGAATATGAGAAAAGTAAGATGGCCCGTGCCGCAAATGGCCAGAAAGATGCAGATCGGTTCTTCATGTGTGTGGAGAAATCAACTAGCATCATTTTAATAAAAACTTTCGGAGAGATTGAGGGAAAGTACATAGAAAGTCTATCTTCTACAACTAAAAAGAAGATAGTTCCCGTTGGGTCCCTTCTTCATCAGAACCCAAACAAGGAAAATGATCAGCTGACAGAAATCAGCAAATGGCTCAACAAGAAGGATCAAACTTCAACTGTGTTCGTCTCTTTTGGTAGTGAGTATTTCTTGTCTAGTGAGGACATGAAAGAGATAGCTCATGGGCTTGAGCTCAGCAAGGTCTGCTTCATATGGGTGGTCAGATTTCCTACAGGGGACAGCAGGAATGCTGAAGAGGCACTCCCACAAGGGTTCCTTGAGAGGGTTGGGGAAAGAGGGATGGTTGTGAATTGGGCTCCCCAGAGAGAAATTATTGGGCATCCAAGCATTGGTGGCATTGTAAGTCACTGTGGATGGGGTTCTGTGATGGAGGCAATCGAGACTGGTGTTCCAATTGTGGCCATGCCCATGCAGCTTGATCAGCCTTGGAATGCTAGACTTGTGGAGGAGATTGGTGTGGGTATTGAAGTCATAAGAGAGAGGAATGGGCAGCTTAATAGAGAAGAGTTGGCCAGGGTGATCAGGAAGGTAGTGATGGAGAAAACTGGGCAGGATGTGAGGAGGAaagcaaaagaaatgagtgaactgatcagaaagaaagaagaagaagagatggatgGAGCAGTGATGGAACTGTTGCAGCTTTGTGGGAATAGTAAATGA